The DNA window TCGGATCAAGTGCGGTAGTGGGCACCATGGCCGTGGGCAGCACCAGCATGTCCACCTCGATCTCGACCTTTGCTCCAAGGAGGGTGTCCTCAAGAACCACCACGATGTCGCCATCGCCACCGTCGCGGACTTCACTGATCACGCCCTTGGTCATCATGACGCTCGGATCGTTCTGCGCAGCCTTGTAATAAAGCTCGTTCAAGCCGGGGACCATCATGTGCTCGTAGACCACCATGGCCACGCCGCCGGGAATGAATTCGCGGACGTAGTTCGCCTGCTTCAGGGCAGTCAGCGACGTCAGCTCGGAACTGTAGGACAAATGCTTGTAGGTATCCTGCTTGACGAAGTTGGTTTTGGGCGTGTCGTCAGCTTCCTTCACCTCCGCAGCGGCCAGCGCTGCGGCGCGGGCCTCCTGTTCCTTGACCTCGAAGGGAGCGAGCTTGTCGCCGAATCCGAGCAGGAACATGACCTTTGCAGGCTTGGCGCCATCACTCTTGCGCACAACGGAACCAGCCTTGGCCATCATCTCGAACTCACGGGAAGTAACCACATTCTGAAGCTTCCCGTAGCCGAACGGCTTCAGGAAGGCGGTATCCTGTGGGACCCAGCCGGTGGCGATAACCACTGAACCGACGGCCACGACACGTTCTTCCTTGCCGACCTTCACGGTCACTTCGTAATTGCCTGGAGCTCCGGCAATGCCGGCGATTTCGGACTCAAGAAGCACTTCGATTTTGTCCGAAGCCTGCACCTGGGCGATCTTCTTTTCCACACCCGTGGCATGAGCCGCGTCATAGGGAAAGGAAAAGGGAATGGTCTTGTACATGCCGGCGGCTGCGCCACCAAGCATTTCTTTCTTTTCAACCAATGTCACGTCGTATCCGACGGCAGCAACATCAAGAGCGGCGCTCATGCCTGCCCAGCCGCCACCGATGACCAGCACCCGGTTGACGACTTCGATTCCGCCATCTTCGGGAACCGCGGCTTTCTGCAATTTTACGACGCCCATGTTCACATAGTCGTTGGCCATCTTGAAAAGCAACTCAGGAGTCGTTCCAGGAGCGACCTTTTCCTTGCTTGGATCCTCGTAGCAAAGCACGCAGAGTTCGCGCAGATTGACCCGGTCAACCAGGATGTCCTGCCCAAACTTGTAAAATTCCCAATCCACGCGAGGCGAAGTACCGCAGACGCAGACAGCATTGATCAGGCCGGCATCGATGTCTGCCTGGATCATTGCCCTTCCTTCGGCAGTAGCCAGCCTCGGATGCACCTTGACAACGGGGCAGCAACCGCTCCATTTTTTCTGTACGCCATCGCACAGTTTCTGGATGTCGAGAACCCCGCCAAGGCTTGATTCGTCAAAATATACACCAATCTTGTCGGCCATGACCTACCTCCCTCTCACCGTCTGGATCGCTTTCATCGCTGCCCCGGTGGCAGACTGGGCCGACTTCATAACGTCCAGAGGTTGTTTGGCACAGCCCGCGGCAAAAATACCTTTTTCCTCCCCTCCAACGATGAACCCTTCGGCATCAACCGGGACATCTACAGGCAGGGAAGCGCCGGCCAGGCTGGGCTGCATTCCTGTGGCCAGAACCACGAGATCGAAACGTTCGACAGACTTGGAGCACGTCACCGCATCTTCCACGGTAACCCACACGTCATCGCCTGCTTTGTCCTGTTCGACAGCAGCGACCTTGCCTTTGACGGCAAAGATCTTTTCATCTGCCAGAATCTTCTTGGCGAAATTGTCGTAGCGGCCAGGAGTCCGCAGATCAATGTAATAGATTGTCACTTCAGCGTCAGGATACTGTTCACGAACATATTGTGCCTGCTTCAAGGAAGCCATGCAGCAAATATAGGAACAATAATGGAGATGGTTCTCGTCGCGAGAGCCAGCGCACTGCACGAAAGCGATCTTTGTGGGCACACGGCCGTCGGAAGGCCGAAGAATCTTGCCGTTCGTCGGACCGTAAGGTGATGCAAGGCGTTCCATCTGCATGTTGGAAATGCAGTTTTTGACCGCGCCCGCGCCCAGATTTGACAGATTCGTCACATCATAAGGCTTCCATCCTGTAGCGATAATGATGGAGCCAACGCTCAAGGTGATGCTCTTTTCTTCCTCTGTCAGATCAAGATAGTCGCATTTCTGGACTTTGCTCTTGTCAGAGTCGCTCAAGCTGGCCTTGTCCACAACATAACGCTGCGGGAAGGCAAAAGGCGCATCCATGTAAACGGGTTTGCGCGTAGCCAAACCGAACTCGTAGTCGTTGACAACTTCCGTGGAAAGATCGTCGCACAAATCGGAAAGATCAGGGCTGCTGGGGCCAGCGTAGCGCGGTTTGATCTGTACCGTAACCTCGTAATTTCCAACGGTGCCGTCTACCTTGGTCACTTCGGCCAGGGTAAAAAACTTCACATTGGGGTTGTTCTTGATCCGCTGATACTGAATTTCCAAACCGCATGAAGGTGGACACAGCTTCGGGAAATATTTGTTCAGCTGCATAACACGTCCACCCAGAAATGGGGTCTTCTCGATGATGAAGACCTCATGACCGATCTCAGCGGCCTCGAGGGCGGCGGTGAGTCCTGCGAAGCCACCACCGATGACAAGTATGCTGTTGCTAGCCATTCGATTCCTCCCAGAGCACATAAGTTGAAGGCCGTAAAAATGAATAGAATGGCCCAAGCATAATCTATAACTACCAGAGGTTACAGATCATGCATAGACCATTCTATTTCCTGATAGAGAAAAAAGGCTGCGGGATGGTCCCGCAGCCTTTTGGCCCATAAACTAGACAGGGATGATCTGGTAGTAATGTTTCTTGAAGATCTCGGTTTCGCCAGTGGCCGGGTCGAACTTGGAGTTAACAAAGCACTTCCACTTGGCATCGTCCAGACCCATGAAGTCTGCGCGATAGTAGAAACCGGGGTAACGGCTTTCCTGACGGAAACGAATGTGCTGCATGTGCAGACGAACGGTCCACAGTCTGTGATACTGCTCCCAGCAACGAAGCAATTCGTGCAGGTCGCGAGCCGCCAGTTTCTTGGAGTCTTCTTCCAGCATGTCGAGCAGAGCAAAGCCTGTGTCGAGCAGTCTGTCGGAAGTGGTATACAGGGTAGCGCAACCTCCGCCGTATTCATCGGTGCACTTGATGAGGCGCATCATGAAGTTGTTGGGGGAGATGTAGTTCGGGTTGACTACCGGGTCAGTGGAAGCGCCCTTGAACTGCTCGTAGGTGTACCAAGGCTCGTAGATTTCCTTCTTCAGATCTGCAGCGGAAACAGCCAGCGTGGGCTTGAAATCCTTGTGATCCACAACCCAACGGACCATCTGCTTACCAACGATGCGGCCTTCAGCGTGAGAACCGGAGGAGAACTTATGGCCGGAAGCGCCAACGCCGTCAGCACAAGTCCACAGACCGTTTACGGTGGTCATGCGGTTGTACACCTTGCCGTTGTCAGCCTTGACCTTGTACTCTTCGGGAACCCAAGGCTCGTTCGGACCGGAAACCCAGATACCGCAGCAACCGGAATGCGAACCGAGCAGGTAAGGCTCAGTGGGCATGATTTCGGAACCGCGCTCTTCGGGCTTGATGTTCATGGCGGCCCAGAGGTTGGCCTGACCAACGCACATATCCAGGAAGTCTTCCCAAGCTTCGGACTCAAGATGCTTCTGCTCGGCCTTGGACAGATCCTTGAAGGTGGTCTGCAGGGCGGTGGCGGTGTCCATGTAGATGGGGCCGCGACCTTCGCGCATTTCGCGAAGCATCATGTGGTTGCGCAGACAGGTCGGAATGATGTGACCCTTGGCGTAACCGCGATCTTCGTAAGGCTTCAGCATGGCGCGGTTGGTGACACAGTAGTCTTCACCCTTGGCGTTGGTGGCTTTGGCCTTGAAAAGCAGGAACCATGCGCCGACCGGACCGTAACCGTCTTTGAAACGGGCAGGTACGAAGCGGTTTTCCATCATGGTCATTTCAGCGCCAACCTGAGCACACATGGTGTAGGTGGAACCAGCATTCCATACGGGGTACCATGCGCGACCAAGGCCTTCACCAGTGGAGCGGGGACGGTAAACGTTGACAGCGCCGCCGCATGCAACGGACATGGCGTTGGCTTTGATGACGTACACTTTGTTTTCGCGAACCGAGAAACCGACAGCACCGGCGATACGGTTGGGCGTATTGGCGTCAAGCAGCAGCTTAACGATGAAAATACGCTCCAAGTAACGATCGGAACCAAGGGCGTTCTTTGCGGCTTCAGCAACGATGACCTTGTAGGACTCACCGTTGATCATGATCTGCCAACGGCCGGAACGGACAGGGGCCGCGCCGGTGCGCAGGGACATGCCCTCTTTCTTGGCCTGAGCGCCGTCCAGGTTCTTGCCGTCTTTCTTGACCCAGCAAGGCAGGCCCCATTCTTCGAACAGATGAACGGAGTCATCCACGTGGCGGCCAAGATCGTAGATCAAGTCTTCGCGAACAATACCCATGAGGTCGGTGCGGACCATGCGGACATAGTCGTCGACATCATTTTCGCCGATATAAGTGTTGATGGCGGAAAGACCCTGAGCAACCGCGCCGCCGCGATCGACAGCAGCCTTGTCAACCATGAGAATCTTGATGTCGCCGCCAACTTTGTCGGCCCAGCGCACTGCCTCAAAGGCAGTTCCGCAGTTACCCATACCACCACCGACCATAAGAATGTCGGTATCAATCTCAACGAGTTCGGGCTCTGCGCAGGCAAGGCCCTTGATCACGTCTTTAACAGGAATCTGAGGCATATGTTCCTCCTGAAATTTCTTTCGTTTAAAGCGCCGAATTAGGCGACGGCCGACTTGAAGGTGACCTTCAGGTCTGCTTCACCGATTTCAATCTTCTGGCCAAGAGCTTCTTTGGGTGTGGCCAAAGCGGTCTCAGTGAACAGAAGTTCATCTTCCAGGTTCCCGGCCTCAGGCTTGCCTTCGAAGGGCTTGATGGAACCTTCCACAGTGGTGCGGATGGGGAACTTGAAGCGCTTTACTTCGCCATTGCGGAACTGAACGGTCCACATGATGTCTTCTGCACCGCGCAGCGGGATGCAGGTACCGCCCATGGGGGCGAAGTCAGCATACGGACGAGCGGTGATCGCGCCCTGGGGACAAATCTTGATACAGGAGTAACATTCCCAGCAAGCGGCCGGCTCCTGATTGTAAGCCTTCATCTCTACAGGGTCCAGGATCATCAGGTCGTTAGGACAGATGT is part of the Deltaproteobacteria bacterium HGW-Deltaproteobacteria-18 genome and encodes:
- a CDS encoding heterodisulfide reductase subunit A, which produces MADKIGVYFDESSLGGVLDIQKLCDGVQKKWSGCCPVVKVHPRLATAEGRAMIQADIDAGLINAVCVCGTSPRVDWEFYKFGQDILVDRVNLRELCVLCYEDPSKEKVAPGTTPELLFKMANDYVNMGVVKLQKAAVPEDGGIEVVNRVLVIGGGWAGMSAALDVAAVGYDVTLVEKKEMLGGAAAGMYKTIPFSFPYDAAHATGVEKKIAQVQASDKIEVLLESEIAGIAGAPGNYEVTVKVGKEERVVAVGSVVIATGWVPQDTAFLKPFGYGKLQNVVTSREFEMMAKAGSVVRKSDGAKPAKVMFLLGFGDKLAPFEVKEQEARAAALAAAEVKEADDTPKTNFVKQDTYKHLSYSSELTSLTALKQANYVREFIPGGVAMVVYEHMMVPGLNELYYKAAQNDPSVMMTKGVISEVRDGGDGDIVVVLEDTLLGAKVEIEVDMLVLPTAMVPTTALDPILKLKYRQGPAMPDLELFSGYADSNYICFPYETRRTGIYAAGSVRQPMTMATAEVDAAGAALKAVQCLESSNRGMAVHPRSGDLSFPKFNLVRCTQCKRCTEECPFGALDEDEKGNPMPNTSRCRRCGTCMGACPERVIFFDNYNVDQIGSMIKQVEVPDDMEVGGPRMLILACENDAYPALDMAALRGKKWSPYVRIVPVRCLGSVNTIWIADAMSKGTDGCLLLGCKYGEDYQCHFVKGSDLCSRRMANIGETLGKLGIETERVQQMQVAIDEYDKVPGMIDEFVDAITKLGPNPFKGY
- the aprA gene encoding adenylyl-sulfate reductase subunit alpha; amino-acid sequence: MPQIPVKDVIKGLACAEPELVEIDTDILMVGGGMGNCGTAFEAVRWADKVGGDIKILMVDKAAVDRGGAVAQGLSAINTYIGENDVDDYVRMVRTDLMGIVREDLIYDLGRHVDDSVHLFEEWGLPCWVKKDGKNLDGAQAKKEGMSLRTGAAPVRSGRWQIMINGESYKVIVAEAAKNALGSDRYLERIFIVKLLLDANTPNRIAGAVGFSVRENKVYVIKANAMSVACGGAVNVYRPRSTGEGLGRAWYPVWNAGSTYTMCAQVGAEMTMMENRFVPARFKDGYGPVGAWFLLFKAKATNAKGEDYCVTNRAMLKPYEDRGYAKGHIIPTCLRNHMMLREMREGRGPIYMDTATALQTTFKDLSKAEQKHLESEAWEDFLDMCVGQANLWAAMNIKPEERGSEIMPTEPYLLGSHSGCCGIWVSGPNEPWVPEEYKVKADNGKVYNRMTTVNGLWTCADGVGASGHKFSSGSHAEGRIVGKQMVRWVVDHKDFKPTLAVSAADLKKEIYEPWYTYEQFKGASTDPVVNPNYISPNNFMMRLIKCTDEYGGGCATLYTTSDRLLDTGFALLDMLEEDSKKLAARDLHELLRCWEQYHRLWTVRLHMQHIRFRQESRYPGFYYRADFMGLDDAKWKCFVNSKFDPATGETEIFKKHYYQIIPV
- the aprB gene encoding adenylyl-sulfate reductase subunit beta, with protein sequence MPTFVDPAKCDGCKGGEKTACMYICPNDLMILDPVEMKAYNQEPAACWECYSCIKICPQGAITARPYADFAPMGGTCIPLRGAEDIMWTVQFRNGEVKRFKFPIRTTVEGSIKPFEGKPEAGNLEDELLFTETALATPKEALGQKIEIGEADLKVTFKSAVA
- a CDS encoding heterodisulfide reductase subunit A; its protein translation is MASNSILVIGGGFAGLTAALEAAEIGHEVFIIEKTPFLGGRVMQLNKYFPKLCPPSCGLEIQYQRIKNNPNVKFFTLAEVTKVDGTVGNYEVTVQIKPRYAGPSSPDLSDLCDDLSTEVVNDYEFGLATRKPVYMDAPFAFPQRYVVDKASLSDSDKSKVQKCDYLDLTEEEKSITLSVGSIIIATGWKPYDVTNLSNLGAGAVKNCISNMQMERLASPYGPTNGKILRPSDGRVPTKIAFVQCAGSRDENHLHYCSYICCMASLKQAQYVREQYPDAEVTIYYIDLRTPGRYDNFAKKILADEKIFAVKGKVAAVEQDKAGDDVWVTVEDAVTCSKSVERFDLVVLATGMQPSLAGASLPVDVPVDAEGFIVGGEEKGIFAAGCAKQPLDVMKSAQSATGAAMKAIQTVRGR